Proteins from a single region of uncultured Fusobacterium sp.:
- the rpmA gene encoding 50S ribosomal protein L27, whose amino-acid sequence MQFTLNIQLFAHKKGQGSVKNGRDSNPKYLGIKKYDGEVVKAGNIIVRQRGTAFHPGNNMGMGKDHTLFALIDGYVKFERLGKDKKQVSVYSEK is encoded by the coding sequence ATTTACTTTAAATATACAATTATTTGCACATAAAAAAGGACAAGGTTCTGTTAAAAACGGAAGAGACTCAAATCCTAAATATCTTGGAATCAAAAAATATGATGGAGAAGTTGTAAAAGCTGGAAACATCATCGTTAGACAAAGAGGAACTGCATTCCATCCAGGAAACAACATGGGAATGGGTAAAGACCACACTTTATTTGCTTTAATTGATGGTTATGTAAAATTTGAAAGACTTGGAAAAGATAAAAAACAAGTTTCAGTTTACTCAGAAAAATAA